A window from Aerococcus sp. Group 1 encodes these proteins:
- a CDS encoding bifunctional oligoribonuclease/PAP phosphatase NrnA — protein sequence MISDIIQAIKDYETIIIHRHVNPDPDALGSQMGLKAVLEATYPEKNIYAAGEDEPSLANFGQMDAIPDELYSEALVIINDTANTERIDDQRYQKAKMVIKVDHHPNHDSYGDINYVLPEASAASEIWADILLSHPETFTMTDQGAEYFFLGIVGDTGRFLYDNTSVKTMAIATELRKYDFPASERMQASLTETMGQARLKGYVLENFKLSEDGLVNAVFISQEVLKELGVTEAESHNIVQTPGSIQGVLAWVIFVEKSDGSMRCRIRSKGPTINEIAQAHEGGGHAKASGANAYSKEECQEIVSELNQAAKNYLIEKGNKE from the coding sequence ATGATTAGTGATATCATTCAAGCCATTAAAGACTATGAAACGATAATTATCCACCGCCATGTCAACCCAGACCCAGATGCCTTGGGATCACAAATGGGACTCAAGGCTGTCTTAGAAGCCACTTATCCTGAGAAAAATATTTATGCTGCTGGGGAAGATGAGCCGTCCTTGGCTAATTTTGGTCAAATGGATGCTATCCCTGACGAACTTTACTCTGAGGCCTTAGTCATCATCAATGATACGGCCAACACTGAACGTATTGATGACCAACGTTATCAAAAAGCCAAAATGGTGATTAAAGTGGACCACCACCCTAACCATGACAGTTATGGGGATATCAACTATGTCCTGCCAGAGGCTAGTGCGGCCAGTGAAATTTGGGCGGATATTCTTTTGAGTCATCCGGAGACTTTTACTATGACTGACCAGGGAGCAGAATATTTCTTCTTAGGCATCGTAGGCGATACTGGGCGTTTTTTATATGATAATACCTCAGTAAAAACCATGGCCATTGCCACCGAATTACGTAAATACGATTTCCCTGCTAGCGAACGCATGCAGGCATCCTTAACTGAAACCATGGGTCAAGCGCGCTTGAAAGGCTATGTCCTAGAAAACTTTAAATTAAGCGAAGATGGCTTGGTTAATGCGGTCTTTATTAGCCAAGAAGTCTTAAAGGAATTGGGAGTAACCGAGGCGGAATCCCATAATATTGTGCAAACACCGGGATCGATCCAAGGGGTGCTGGCCTGGGTAATTTTTGTTGAAAAGTCTGATGGCTCCATGCGCTGTCGCATTCGCAGTAAGGGGCCAACTATTAATGAAATTGCCCAAGCCCATGAAGGGGGAGGACATGCCAAGGCTTCAGGCGCCAATGCCTATTCAAAGGAAGAGTGCCAAGAAATTGTGTCAGAATTGAATCAAGCCGCTAAAAATTATTTAATAGAAAAAGGCAATAAGGAATAG
- a CDS encoding IS3 family transposase (programmed frameshift), with protein MSKYSLEFKLNLVGDYIAKKGSYRTLANKAGIDPSILRRWVNNYYEFGVDGLKKRRTQQVYTVEFKLNAIELYESTEMSYRELANSLNMNNPSLIANWRRAYHERGLDGLSARKGRPPKVSKKKSQINQIKDSSETNQLSEAKIKELEQRITDLEIENKFLKGLRRRVAQKSQARKEEIVTEITRLHDEKYALKDILSVLKFPKSTYFYWKNKDEEIDKDADLKEEMKDIRETHKDYGYRRMRAELLSRGYKVSKNKVQRLMKIMGIQVTSYTRKTRKYNSYKGTIGEIAPNRINRRFDSTIPYQKITTDTTEFKYYYADDSGNYQTGKLYLDPYMDLFNREIISFKITHQPNGQSMLEGLQAAIEASKLCPYRRTFHSDQGWAYQMKSYTRLLKDHRIFQSMSRKGNCLDNSPMENFFSLLKQEVYYGRTYHSFEELAQAIEDFIIYYNGERIKEKLDFRSPIEFRLHHASFAA; from the exons ATGTCTAAATATTCATTAGAATTTAAACTGAATTTAGTAGGAGACTATATTGCGAAAAAAGGAAGTTATCGAACCTTAGCTAATAAAGCAGGAATAGATCCTTCTATTTTACGAAGGTGGGTTAATAACTATTATGAATTTGGTGTAGATGGTTTAAAGAAAAGGCGGACTCAACAGGTTTATACTGTTGAATTCAAATTAAATGCGATAGAATTGTATGAAAGTACGGAAATGAGTTATCGCGAATTGGCCAATTCATTAAACATGAATAATCCAAGTCTAATCGCTAATTGGCGAAGAGCTTATCATGAAAGAGGACTTGATGGCCTTTCCGCGAGGAAAGGAAGGCCACCTAAAGTGTCTAAAAAGAAATCACAAATCAATCAAATAAAGGATAGCAGCGAAACCAATCAGTTAAGTGAAGCAAAAATAAAGGAACTTGAACAACGGATTACGGATTTAGAAATTGAGAACAAATTTTTAAAAGGATTGAGGAGACGTGTGGCTCAAA AGAGTCAAGCGAGAAAAGAAGAAATAGTGACCGAAATCACACGTCTCCATGATGAAAAATATGCTTTAAAAGATATTCTTAGCGTTTTAAAGTTTCCTAAATCGACCTACTTTTATTGGAAAAATAAAGATGAGGAAATTGATAAGGATGCCGATTTAAAAGAGGAAATGAAAGACATCAGAGAAACCCATAAGGATTATGGTTATCGAAGAATGCGAGCTGAACTGCTTTCCCGTGGTTATAAGGTCAGTAAAAACAAAGTTCAACGCCTAATGAAAATTATGGGGATACAGGTCACTAGCTATACTAGAAAGACAAGAAAATATAATTCCTACAAAGGAACGATTGGAGAGATAGCGCCAAATCGTATCAACCGGCGGTTTGATTCGACCATTCCTTATCAAAAAATAACAACAGACACAACAGAATTTAAATACTACTATGCCGATGATTCTGGGAATTATCAAACTGGAAAACTCTATTTAGATCCTTACATGGATCTATTTAATCGAGAAATTATTTCTTTTAAGATAACACATCAGCCTAATGGACAAAGCATGTTGGAGGGGCTACAAGCTGCCATTGAAGCAAGTAAATTATGTCCATACAGAAGAACCTTTCATTCTGATCAGGGCTGGGCCTATCAAATGAAAAGTTACACCCGGCTCTTGAAGGATCACCGAATTTTTCAAAGTATGTCTCGTAAAGGAAATTGCTTAGATAATTCGCCAATGGAGAATTTCTTTAGTCTACTAAAACAAGAAGTCTACTATGGTCGGACTTATCATTCCTTTGAAGAATTAGCACAAGCGATTGAAGATTTTATAATCTATTACAATGGTGAAAGAATCAAAGAAAAATTAGATTTTAGGAGTCCTATAGAATTTCGTCTTCATCACGCTTCTTTCGCCGCTTAA
- a CDS encoding DRTGG domain-containing protein, which produces MTTKHEQVIQYIKDLPVDHSISVRSLARNLDVSQGTAYRGIKEAENRGLVQTIDRVGTVRVEEAESPKYQAMSVGEVVSLTNAKVFGGEEGLDYMIRDFIIGAMKVSSIASYLKPNLLMITGNRDNVQELALSHDVPVIISGGFSPSQRMVDLANQRQIPLLGVSFDSYSTVKIINKVLVERAIQQNIVLVEDIYVPLDRVKFLFQDDKVSRYRQLNEESNHTRFPVLNHNYEVVGVIAAKDILDANAETPIVEVMTPSPLVAKLKMSVASITQLMLWDNLEMAPVVDDQGKLVGIMSRQDVLYTMQFNENAAYKDYRLEILLNDKLKRAASDRSELFYTFQSDGSFANHLGTLSESLLATLINVATCRYVKDAIGELAIIESMNYYYFAAVDCDKSIQIYPEMLYHSRQNCKISIKVYYQQLNIAQAIISVNLFRQ; this is translated from the coding sequence ATGACTACTAAGCATGAACAAGTAATTCAATATATTAAAGACCTTCCCGTCGACCACAGCATTTCGGTCAGGAGTCTAGCACGCAACCTGGACGTGTCCCAAGGGACCGCCTATCGGGGGATTAAGGAGGCGGAGAACCGTGGCCTCGTTCAAACCATAGACCGGGTAGGGACAGTCCGGGTTGAAGAGGCGGAAAGTCCTAAATACCAAGCTATGTCAGTAGGAGAAGTCGTCTCTTTGACTAATGCTAAGGTCTTTGGCGGTGAAGAGGGACTGGACTATATGATCCGTGACTTTATTATTGGAGCTATGAAGGTCTCTTCGATTGCTAGCTATTTGAAACCCAACCTCCTGATGATCACGGGGAACCGGGACAATGTTCAAGAACTGGCCTTATCCCACGATGTTCCTGTTATTATTTCTGGGGGCTTTAGCCCGAGTCAAAGGATGGTCGACTTGGCTAACCAACGCCAAATTCCTTTGCTTGGCGTGAGCTTTGACTCTTATTCGACGGTTAAGATTATTAATAAGGTCCTGGTTGAGCGAGCAATTCAACAAAATATTGTCCTGGTCGAAGATATTTATGTCCCCTTAGACCGGGTCAAGTTCCTCTTTCAGGACGACAAGGTGAGCCGCTACCGGCAGTTGAATGAAGAGAGTAACCATACGCGTTTTCCTGTCCTCAATCATAACTATGAAGTGGTCGGAGTCATTGCAGCTAAGGATATTCTCGATGCTAATGCAGAGACCCCCATTGTTGAAGTCATGACCCCTTCGCCCTTGGTAGCTAAATTAAAAATGAGTGTGGCCAGTATCACTCAGCTCATGCTGTGGGATAATTTAGAAATGGCCCCTGTGGTTGATGACCAGGGGAAGTTAGTGGGGATTATGTCCCGGCAAGATGTCCTCTATACCATGCAGTTTAACGAAAACGCTGCCTACAAAGATTATCGCTTAGAGATTCTATTAAACGATAAGCTCAAACGTGCGGCCAGTGACCGGTCGGAATTATTTTATACCTTCCAAAGTGATGGATCTTTTGCTAACCACCTGGGGACCCTATCGGAGAGTCTCCTAGCCACCCTGATCAATGTGGCAACTTGCCGGTATGTAAAAGACGCTATCGGGGAGTTAGCTATTATTGAATCAATGAATTACTATTACTTTGCCGCTGTTGACTGCGACAAATCCATTCAAATCTATCCTGAAATGCTTTACCACAGTAGACAAAATTGTAAGATAAGTATTAAAGTCTACTACCAGCAATTAAATATTGCCCAAGCCATTATATCCGTCAATTTATTTAGACAGTAA
- a CDS encoding post-transcriptional regulator, which produces MKKTNNSLSKWQSLLIQPLCQKKAREFKRAGYPKISRHDIEKYFTDFAWKHQLPASYQERKQAIKQLSINQYFDYLQLEATVYDVPSLDHIDIQSLL; this is translated from the coding sequence GTGAAGAAGACGAACAATAGCTTATCCAAATGGCAAAGTTTATTAATTCAGCCGCTTTGTCAAAAGAAGGCGCGTGAGTTTAAACGAGCGGGTTATCCAAAAATCAGTCGCCATGATATCGAAAAATATTTTACTGACTTTGCTTGGAAACACCAATTGCCAGCTTCTTACCAGGAACGTAAGCAAGCCATTAAGCAACTGTCGATTAATCAATATTTTGATTACTTGCAATTGGAGGCAACGGTCTATGATGTTCCTTCATTAGACCACATTGATATCCAAAGTCTATTGTGA
- the dinB gene encoding DNA polymerase IV: protein MRRIGVLEFREPKIDPSRKILHVDMDAFYASIEQRDHPHLRGKPVIIAQHPKENSGKGVVATASYEARKFGVHSAMSASEAYRLCPQAYFVKGNKDYYRKVGEEVRDVFREYTDIIEPLSIDEAFLDVTNNHYQLLYAMDVAERIQKDIYHKLGLTCSIGVSYNKFIAKLASDFHKPHGMTIITPKRALAFLEELPIEKFYGIGKRTSEKMHELNIYKGKDLKQLSQEDCINYFGKAGIVLYERVRGVDDRPVKARTSRKSNGTETTLYPFLYHDDQVNDVLRHLAQKVASSLQDKNIQGQTVTLKFRYGNFETTTRQRALKDPINSYDDIYFHAQDLWEQYGDVSQGVRLLGITLSDLLTVDFENIRLPLY from the coding sequence ATGCGTCGTATTGGTGTTTTAGAATTTAGGGAGCCTAAAATCGATCCTTCTAGAAAAATTCTTCACGTGGATATGGATGCCTTCTATGCTTCAATTGAACAACGTGACCATCCCCACCTACGGGGTAAACCGGTCATCATAGCCCAGCATCCTAAAGAAAACAGTGGTAAGGGTGTCGTGGCAACGGCGAGCTATGAAGCACGAAAATTTGGCGTGCATTCTGCCATGAGTGCTAGTGAAGCCTACCGCTTATGCCCCCAGGCTTACTTTGTTAAGGGCAATAAGGACTATTACCGCAAAGTCGGTGAAGAGGTCCGCGATGTCTTCCGTGAATATACTGATATTATTGAACCTCTCTCTATCGACGAGGCTTTTCTGGATGTGACTAACAACCACTACCAACTCCTCTATGCCATGGACGTGGCTGAGCGGATTCAAAAGGATATCTATCATAAACTAGGCCTTACCTGTAGTATTGGGGTATCCTATAATAAATTTATCGCAAAATTAGCCTCTGATTTTCATAAACCTCATGGCATGACCATCATTACTCCAAAACGGGCGCTTGCCTTTTTAGAAGAGCTTCCTATTGAAAAGTTTTACGGTATTGGTAAGCGCACCAGTGAAAAAATGCATGAGTTAAATATTTATAAGGGAAAAGATCTCAAGCAATTGTCTCAAGAGGATTGTATTAATTATTTCGGTAAGGCGGGTATTGTCCTATATGAGCGGGTTAGGGGAGTGGATGACCGTCCCGTTAAAGCACGGACTAGTCGTAAGTCGAATGGCACGGAAACGACCCTATATCCCTTTCTCTACCATGATGATCAAGTTAATGATGTCTTAAGACATCTCGCCCAAAAGGTAGCCAGTAGCTTGCAAGACAAAAATATTCAAGGGCAAACAGTGACTTTGAAATTCCGCTATGGCAATTTTGAAACCACCACCCGCCAACGAGCCTTGAAAGATCCGATTAACTCTTATGATGATATTTATTTCCATGCCCAAGACTTGTGGGAACAATATGGTGATGTTAGTCAAGGGGTTCGATTACTAGGTATAACCTTGAGTGATTTATTAACCGTGGATTTTGAAAATATTCGGCTACCCTTGTATTAG
- the yajC gene encoding preprotein translocase subunit YajC, translating into MVSILLYIVIIGAMMYFLMIRPAKKQQEQKQQMMDSLTVGDEVVMVSGLHGVVSEIDQDNNTVTLDVEGVFLVFERMSVAQIKNHQAGTGQTPTEEEDVQADSNDDETVDVVTTDEDTILIKDEDEQ; encoded by the coding sequence ATGGTAAGTATTTTATTATATATTGTGATTATTGGTGCGATGATGTATTTCTTAATGATTCGTCCTGCCAAGAAGCAACAAGAACAAAAGCAACAAATGATGGATAGCCTAACTGTTGGCGACGAAGTGGTGATGGTTTCAGGTTTACACGGGGTAGTCTCTGAAATTGACCAAGATAATAATACCGTAACTCTCGACGTTGAGGGTGTTTTCCTAGTTTTTGAACGTATGAGTGTGGCTCAAATTAAAAATCATCAAGCGGGTACTGGTCAAACTCCGACTGAGGAAGAAGATGTTCAAGCGGACAGTAATGATGATGAAACGGTTGATGTGGTGACTACCGATGAAGATACGATCCTAATCAAGGATGAGGATGAGCAATAA